A stretch of DNA from Acanthochromis polyacanthus isolate Apoly-LR-REF ecotype Palm Island chromosome 21, KAUST_Apoly_ChrSc, whole genome shotgun sequence:
caggATCATAGGTTtaatttgttgcttccagctgtctGTACAAGGGTTTCCTCTGAGGTTATTAACACTCCTGCTGTCATTATTtactggcaccaaaaaatattgttttcttgtctgaaaaaaatctaaaaattcagcaaaaaattctcccaatttctgaaaatttgcaaaactttcaggaagaaaatttcaataattccttaaaaggtttgttttttaaaaatcccccaaatttggcaagaatttttttgtaaatattttcaaaaaatgagtaaaaccttccaaaaatatcctaataatatctaaagtgattacatatatatcagtaaaacttctaatattttcttaagaaacatttttaatatttctttttttccaccaaaaaatgctcaaagatttcccaaaaatgttgaaaatgtgcacatcagaagtttcactgtgaaaataattccccgcccacacacacattttcaaactttaaaatgggtcaatttgaccctcaggacaacatgagggttgaCGCTGAAGATAAACgcttttttctttacaacacAATTCCACGTGTattcttttgtaattttgatgtcttcagtattaatccacagtgtataaaatggttaaataaaaaccattgaaagagaaggtgtgtccatTGAGCTGCTTCACAGAGTCAGAGtgtaaaaactgcagttaaattGCTTACGGAGACACACGTTTGAGTCCTGAGCTTCATTACAGCTATCAGGATTTTAATATTATGTATTATACATCACTTGGTGTTCGGTTTAAGCTAGTGTGAACTGCAGATATGATACTGTGGCTCTCTTAGAGGGCTATAATTGAATGAAGCTGTGGTGGAACATTACCAGAGAAGTGACCTATGTCCCTTCACTTTCAGATTGATGAAGGCAGCAGTGTTCTATAACCCATGTCTGGAAAAAGGGGACTTTAGACAGCTGatttaaagctgtgtgtgaATACAGATGAATGTCTCACCTCTTCTTCCCGCTGAGACAGAAAGTCCCTAACTACCTCGCACATGGACTGGGTTTATACAGGAGCAGGAATGCTGCTGCTGGAATGAGGCCGGAGTGGGCGTGGCTTCCCAGTTCTTCCAGAGAGGAACTGGTTCGTCATCATGCCTATATAAGGCAACCCGACTTCCTCCACAGGATGGATCACAATAAACACTACAGTAGCCCCAATGTTCTGCGTGTATTTCACATGTAATAAATCCAGCAGCCTGTTAGACTCATGAGGACTTCATGAAGCCCTGATTACAAGAACTGAACCCAAAGCGGCGCCTTCtgatagcacatgaataaatgaatggatGAACAGCATGAATTAAACGCAGCAGTTTAATCTCACCTCCTTGCTTATCCAACAACCACATATTGAGCCTATAAAGCGCCAGCCCGTGCATAAATACAGTGGGCTTTTCTATTTCTGACTCTGCTCTCCGCTGCGATCCCTCCTCGGTGCGCTCTCTTGCCTACAGGCTTGTTTACAGTCGCCTCTTCCCGGCATTAGCGTCACTTGACGACGCTCTGACTGGGCGTGGCCTCTGAACCTGCCCGACCAATCAGGACGCCGTACCCCCCTGGCAGCCAGCCGCGTGTCTATTCCTATATAAAACGGCGCACACCAACCCTCCTGAACACACCTCAACAGGCGCAAAGAGCGGCACATCTTCCCAGCAGGAATTGCGAGATTTAACTTTTAACCaaagaggagacagaaaaggCAGCTCTCATACCCCGGAAAAGACTTTTACCCGCTGACACTGAACTGAAGACAGCTTGTATTGGACTTTCActctttttcttaattttcatTTGGGGACACTGTTGATTGAGAGAAGACCTGAGTTGATGCATGCTCTCTGCTGACGCTGACTTTTGTTGATTATCCAGAGACTGTGTATCTATAGCAGCTGGTAAGCTTCCCTTTTTCCTACGACTTTATGTCTACAAAGATGGAACAGCCTTTTTATCATGACGACTCTTTTCTGTCGGCTTACGGCCACTCAGATGCAGCAATGCACGACTACAAACTGCTAAAGCAGAATATGAATTTGAACTTGACAGAGCCCTATCGCAACCTGAAATCCCAGCTGAGGGCCGAGGCTGACCCGTACCAAGGGGGGCAGCAGGACGTGGGCTCCCTGAAGCTCGCATCACCAGAGCTTGAGAGACTCATCATCCAAAACAGTAACGGTGTCATCACCACTCCCACCCCGGGCCAGTACTTCTACAACCGGGGCATCACCGATGAGCAGGAGGGGTTCGCGGAGGGCTTCGTGAAGGCGCTGGACGAGCTCCACAAGATGAACCAGATGCCCCCTCCTAACGTGTCCATCGGAGCCGGTGGAGTTACGACGTGTTCGGCGGCGGCCTCTAGTGTCTTCGGCTCCGCCTTGCAGCCCGAGCCTCCCATCTACACAACACTGAACGCCTACTGCCCGAACACGAACCTCTCTTCCGCATCCAGCTACCCCACAGCCACCATCAGCTACTTGCCGCCGCACCAGCAGAGCCACCCGCAGACCTCGACGCACGGCACGCACCCCTTCCACCACTCCCTGCCAGGCTCCGGGCTCCATCCGCAGCGGCTGGTCGCTCTGAAAGAGGAACCCCAGACCGTGCCCGACCTCCTCAGCAGCGACGGCTCGCCTCCGATGTCCCCGATCGACTTGGAGTCCCAGGAGAGGATCAAGGCGGAGCGCAAGAGGCTGAGGAACCGACTCGCCGCCACCAAATGTCGGCGGCGCAAGCTGGAGCGCATCGCCCGGCTGGAGGAGAAGGTGAAAGTTTTGAAGAACGACAACGCGGGGCTCTCCAACACAGCGTCGGTGCTCCGGGACCAGGTCGCCCAGCTCAAACAGAAGGTCCTGACACACGTGAGCAGCGGCTGTCAGCTGATGCTCACAAGCAAGATGGAGGCGTTTTAAACTACAGAGACtactaaatgactgaaaagtaATAACACTGGAGTCATGTTCTGCATGCGCAGCACTGGATTACCGGCTGAGTGTTGTCAGCAGCACCGGGCTGAGGGCTATGTGTAGACACCTCTGTAGGCTGTTTAGGGTGAAATGGTACTTTCGGATGCTGGGCACCGCTCACAGGACCATTCAACCCTAAAACCAGGGCAGCATCCAGACTGAGCAGACACTGAGCACAGCGGGCACAGGCCCACGAGTCGGGTTTACTAATGGTAGAAAATGGGAATGATTATTGTATtactttgtacttttttttgcaaCTGATATTGTCAtgcaatgctgcatttattcattgtgtaaattatttttttgtttgtccgGTTGATCCAGACAGACTGATGATGTCCAATGTTTacagtgtctttttttatttgtgatgtGTATTTAAGTAAAGTGTCTTAAAAATGAAACGAAACacgctttgtttgttttctatttctCTCTATAAGCTGCCatttcacacatacacaaacagcgAGAAAGAGTGGGAAGGCAGGGGAGGATATACAAGGTTACTTTCCAAACATATCGTTACCATAACTGTTATTACAGCTCCCTGTGAGAAGCCCTTACACAAGCAGATTctagtttcagtgtttttacgCACAGAGCGTAGCCTGCGTACGTAGGCTTTTCCTAATTGCGCAAGGGCTTGTCCATATATGGGCATGTTGGTGAATACTTCGTCACAGGGGAGGATTTCTGGGAACCCCCGCCCAGGTAAGACAAACTAGTTTCACCTCAATTCCTCCTTGTATTGTATCGATAAGGCTTCACGAGGGTGGTGGAATTTCCTTGAGCTATTGTGCAACACAGAGACGGAGCAAAGTGCAGCTTCTTATCAGAAACATGGATAAAAGCCGTTCTTAGAGAACAGCATgtagatgaaagaaaaactaagtGATATAGAAGCTGCCAAACTTTCGTTTCATCATGACCTGCAGTATAAGGGTCATAATAAAGCAACATTCACATCCAAACAAGCAACCTGTCGGTGGCACTCAAGCTTCAGAGGACATATTTGAGGTGTCAGTGGTCTGTAATTGAACGACAGCACATGAGGGGAAGTGACAGTGGCTTCAGGAATGTTGGGGGCGTCTCAAGATGCCACGCTGGTTGGCGGAGCAGTAGGCGAGAGTGGGCGTCCGGAGCGCGCAGGAGCATCTGTGTGGATGGATGAATCCCTGCGCGCTGCCAAGGACAACATTCTGGTGGGACGCATCACTGGCCAAATATGCGCGGCAGCTAAATCTCAAAAAGATGGACAGAGGGGGAAAAGTCCCGCGTTAAGAGGATGTGAATGACTCATTAGATATTCGCGCTTTCATCCAAAAGGGTCACCAAAACTTTTCAGGGGCCtcagatacaaaaaaaaaggacaacgATTTTAATGATGATGTGAGAATAACGGAGAAACCAAACATTACTCAGGGGGGCATTTGGAGCTTCTGCGGAAACGTCGGTGTTCAAAGCAACTTTTTGTGGCCCTTGGCCGAGAGAGAAACTGTGCGCAAAGTGGTCTAATAAAAACCTAAAGGGGGATTTCTGTCCTGTAAAAGCAGTTGGTGACGTACAAGTAAACAAGACAGCCGAAGTGAGCTGAAAAaagcttcttctctctctctcagtacGCACGAAAACCACTTCAAAAGAGTCTAGGAGGAGAGGCTGCGGTTTCTTTATTCTTGCGCGCACTCTCACCTCAAGCTGTTTTGGAGAGCAAGGTTCTCAGCTCTTTTCATCTTACACGTATTTAAGTAGTCTAATTTCCATCAATAACAAGTGCCCTAGTTTTTGCCATGGACGTGGAAACAGAACCGGGCACACCCACACAAGTTCtcctttttctgcctcttttttatCAAGAAACATTTATTAAGGGGATGtacgtgtttttttcttctgtctgtctctcttcaggTTTTAAAATAACCTACATGTTATAAGAAACATCAAGGTCTGACAGTAAAACGCACTTGGAGCAACAATGCTGTCGACTCACAAGCATCACTCAGCTCTTTTCTGACCGCTTTTAACATCAAGCTCGAGTCTCCATTTACGCACACAGCAAGCCTACATATTAGAATCCGCGCAAACACTCCAAAATAAAGTCAATTCGAGCCATGCTGCCTCTCCACACGCCTCGGCCCACAACCCACACCGAGTGTCTGTGGGAACATCTGTGATGTGAACAGTGACGTATGAAGGGCTCTGGGTgggtttgattttcctctccaCGAGCCCCCTTCCCCTCCCACAGACACTCACAGGCCTGGCTCTCTCACTCATTCTCTCCCTCCGATCTTCTGTTATCTTCTCGAGAACCATGAATATTCCTCCCACCTTGCCGCGGCCATCTGAGGTTCTTGCAGGAGTTGCATGAGTAGATTGAGACGGATATTAGGAGCTGATATTGGGGAGGGGGTGCGATTTTCTTGTGGCCTAGTTCGAGGAAAGTTTGTTCACATGAAGTGATACAAAACGGTATTACAAATATGGAAAATCCTGTAAAGTGGCTGCTTCTTTGGACTTAATGggatatttaaatgtattatttgacaaacatttgtgaTTTATTAATGATGTGTGTCTCATATATAAATCTATAGGCCTTCACCAACTGTTGCCATTAACAGTAAGGTATCAGGGCCTCACAGAGGGGCCCTCACTGTTACATAACACAAAGCTGTGAAGGTTGCAGCTGAATATATAGAAAACATAGTGTTGGCATTTAAACAGCATTTGTTGATGTATGCTTACATTCTAATGTATGTTGGTGTATTAACACTACAGCAGAGAAGTGGCATAGAAAGCAGCTCTACATTCACACATGGAGCCACTGTGAAGTCTGAGGGGGGTTTAATGGGAGCACAGCGCCATCTACTGGTGCTAAACTGGAGGAGCAGCTGAAAAGAACAGTTGGCATTTCGCAGCAACATTCCTCTAAGTAATACACCTGCTGTATTACAAATACAGAGCCCATATTTCTATGCCTTTTCTAATGAGTCATAGAATGGTGTAATGTATCTATGGCATTCTTCCATTGTGATCGGCACATTTTTTGGACattctgttttatgttttgatgATTGGCATTTGAATGAATTAATGCGGTTTATATTTCATTAATCCTTTTTAGTTTTGACTTGTGAGAGGTGTTAAGATGGTTAGCAAGTAAGATACATGTAGTTTGCAGTGTTACGGCAGCGAAAAGGGAcagtgcaaaaatgcaaaagacatcagtaaaagaaaagaaatacacATTTGTGCTgttgatattgcacagattgcTCTTATTGTGGAAAACTAATGACGTTGCACAGCATTATTCTATAAGTAGATAAACAGTGATATAGCATAGATCTTTACATGAGCAGAGAATGCTgattttgcagatgttttttatatgtagaaaacagtaaaaaaaaaaatctgcatagttTTCTAAATGTGCAGGTTTGAATGCTTTGATGTTGCACCCGAGTGAATTAAGacagtgtttctttgtttggtCAACTGGGAGATTTATGTGTATGCTTGTATTAAAACTCACAGATCCTTAAAAATCATTGAGGAAACCTTCACAAATGACAGTCAGCCTCAGCCTACTACAATAGCCTTGTACAGTAGGCTACTGCAGAGAACTGGACTGGAAGAGTAATATGGAGGCAGTGTACAGGAAGGGACAAAGTTGACTCTATTTCTTAAGCAGGCTAAGGTCATTTAATTTCTGCCAACCCTGCTGTACAGTGTTTACTGTTCAGTGGTGGCCAGCACTCTGTTTTTTGCTGTGGCCAGTTGGAGAGACGGCGGTCCAGCAGGTGACTGAGGCCAGAACTCTGAATAAACTGGGTTCAATATTGAGATTTTACAATGCACAGAAATAACttgcattttttcatatttattcattgtttttgtttagctTATTTAGTGTGGAAGCTACTCGAGGAAATGTGTGGTGTtatgtctatctatctatctatctatctatctatctatctatctatctatctatctatctatctatctatctatctatctatctatctatctatctatctatctgctgTATGTTTTGAAGTCACAtgaaaattgtcatttttttaaacactatttttggatgttttagcCAACATTAAACAGTGACagtggaaataaaatgaaaatgtgtggaAAGAGAGCAGTGAAAGGCCTAAGGTCACCCTGAGAGCTTTCAACTtattaccccccccccccccccccccgcctcATTTCTGGCCCAGACATTGGTCTGCCAGGACATGATGATATGCATTTATTTGTAATCTGATGTCTGAATCTACATCTcagtttttctctgcagtagGTACACTGCCTGTAAAAAGTGTCCACCTCATTTGCAAGTTTCCCCCTTTAATTGCTTTACACTGTCAACTtggcttttctttgaaaaaaaaataacaaaaaagagactCTTTCACGTcaaagtaaaacagatttatacAAAGTTatgtcagttattttttttttttaaaaatccaatttaAAAGAAGTGACCTTCTTTACAAAACTTAGCAAAGAAGAACTGACATTAAAGCCTTTATTTTAGTAAATTATTGTGGGGAAAAGACTCTAAATTATACTGACTattattcaaatttttaaatcaataaaagtcTGAAACTTCTAAAGGGAGGTTGAATACTTTTCCTAGGTACTGCATGGATCTGTTGTTGTCAGTGTAGTTAGATGTCTCGCTGAATTCTACAGTGTGGTGCTTTTGTCTCCTCCTTCTGGCGGAGAGAGGAATTACACACAGACTGTTGATGCAGGCTTTGCTATACAGTATGCCTCACTTGCTCTT
This window harbors:
- the junbb gene encoding junB proto-oncogene, AP-1 transcription factor subunit b encodes the protein MSTKMEQPFYHDDSFLSAYGHSDAAMHDYKLLKQNMNLNLTEPYRNLKSQLRAEADPYQGGQQDVGSLKLASPELERLIIQNSNGVITTPTPGQYFYNRGITDEQEGFAEGFVKALDELHKMNQMPPPNVSIGAGGVTTCSAAASSVFGSALQPEPPIYTTLNAYCPNTNLSSASSYPTATISYLPPHQQSHPQTSTHGTHPFHHSLPGSGLHPQRLVALKEEPQTVPDLLSSDGSPPMSPIDLESQERIKAERKRLRNRLAATKCRRRKLERIARLEEKVKVLKNDNAGLSNTASVLRDQVAQLKQKVLTHVSSGCQLMLTSKMEAF